A single genomic interval of Chitinophaga sp. 180180018-3 harbors:
- the carB gene encoding carbamoyl-phosphate synthase large subunit: MPKDSSIKSVLIIGSGPIIIGQACEFDYSGSQAARSLREEGIKVILINSNPATIMTDPMMADKVYLLPLTVESIEQILEENQIDAVLPTMGGQTALNLCKEVDELGIWEKYNVRLIGVDIKAIDKAEDREQFRQWMIELGVPVAPAKTANSFLEGKEFAQEIGFPLVIRPSFTLGGTGGGFVHSKDELDEALDRGLKASPIHEVLVEKAVLGWKEYELELLRDKNNNVVIICTVENLDPMGIHTGDSITVAPAMTLSDTAFQDMRNKAMMMMRDLGNFAGGCNVQFSLNPENEELIAIEINPRVSRSSALASKATGYPIAKIAAKLAIGYTLDELENQITRTTSAFFEPALDYVIVKMPRWNFDKFKGADDTLGLQMKSVGEVMSIGRTFPEALQKACQSLENDALGLGYYGKSLMKTEQLVEKLKRPTWDRIFRIKDALMAGVSVKHIHQLTYIDRWFLHQIQDIVNLEKQLLEHELKTVPADMLRDAKKMGFSDAQLAVLFGDCDDDEVYAKRKELGITRTFKMVDTCSAEFEAKTPYFYSTFDTENESKVSDRKKIIVLGSGPNRIGQGIEFDYCCTHGLQAIQDCGYEAIMVNCNPETVSTDFDMADKLYFEPVFWENLWEIIELEKPAGVIVQLGGQTALKLAKRLEANGVKIIGTSFDNMDIAEDRGRFSDMLKELKIPYPKYGTAYNTDDAIEVAKEVGYPVLVRPSYVLGGQRMRIVINEEELEESVLSLLRHLPGNKILIDHFLDRCQEAEIDGIFDGTDFHVMGVMEHIEPAGIHSGDSHALLPAFNLSPIEVTTMEYYAEKIARALDIRGLINIQFAIKDGNVYVIEANPRASRTTPFIAKAYQVPYLNIATKVMIGANKLQDFKIEKKLTGFAIKEPVFSFNKFPGVNKELGPEMKSTGEAIRFIKDLRDPYFRQLYKEKSMYLSK, from the coding sequence ATGCCAAAAGATTCATCTATCAAATCTGTGCTCATTATCGGTTCTGGACCTATTATTATTGGTCAGGCTTGCGAATTTGACTATTCCGGCTCCCAGGCAGCACGTTCGCTTCGGGAAGAAGGAATTAAAGTGATCCTTATTAATTCCAACCCGGCTACTATCATGACAGACCCAATGATGGCGGATAAGGTTTACCTGCTGCCGCTGACGGTGGAAAGCATTGAGCAGATCCTGGAGGAAAACCAGATAGATGCTGTGTTACCGACCATGGGAGGTCAGACTGCATTGAACCTCTGTAAAGAAGTGGATGAACTGGGGATTTGGGAAAAGTACAATGTGCGCCTGATCGGTGTGGATATTAAAGCGATCGATAAAGCGGAAGACCGTGAGCAGTTCCGTCAGTGGATGATTGAGCTGGGAGTACCGGTAGCACCGGCCAAGACAGCGAATTCCTTCCTGGAAGGTAAGGAGTTTGCACAAGAGATAGGTTTCCCGTTGGTGATTCGCCCATCGTTTACCCTCGGTGGTACCGGAGGCGGTTTCGTACACAGCAAAGACGAGCTGGACGAAGCCCTGGACCGTGGTTTGAAAGCATCTCCCATCCATGAAGTGCTGGTGGAAAAAGCGGTATTGGGATGGAAAGAATATGAACTGGAGTTGTTGAGAGATAAGAACAACAACGTGGTAATCATCTGTACGGTGGAAAACCTCGATCCGATGGGGATTCATACCGGTGATTCTATCACAGTGGCGCCTGCCATGACCCTGAGCGATACTGCTTTCCAGGACATGCGTAATAAAGCCATGATGATGATGCGTGACCTCGGGAACTTCGCCGGAGGCTGTAACGTTCAGTTCTCCCTGAATCCCGAAAATGAAGAGCTGATAGCTATTGAGATCAACCCGCGCGTAAGCCGTTCTTCTGCGCTGGCATCCAAAGCCACTGGTTACCCGATCGCGAAGATCGCTGCTAAACTGGCCATTGGCTACACCCTGGATGAACTGGAAAACCAGATCACCAGAACTACTTCTGCCTTCTTCGAACCTGCGCTGGACTACGTGATTGTAAAAATGCCACGCTGGAACTTCGATAAATTCAAAGGCGCCGACGATACCTTAGGACTGCAGATGAAATCTGTGGGTGAGGTAATGTCTATCGGCCGCACTTTCCCCGAAGCTCTGCAGAAAGCCTGTCAGAGCCTGGAGAACGATGCGCTGGGCCTGGGTTACTACGGCAAGTCGCTCATGAAAACAGAGCAGCTGGTCGAAAAGCTGAAACGTCCTACCTGGGATCGTATTTTCCGCATCAAAGATGCGCTGATGGCGGGTGTATCTGTAAAGCATATCCACCAGCTGACATATATAGACCGTTGGTTCCTGCACCAGATCCAGGATATCGTAAACCTGGAAAAACAATTGCTGGAGCATGAACTGAAAACGGTACCGGCAGATATGCTGAGAGATGCCAAGAAAATGGGCTTCTCCGATGCACAGCTGGCAGTATTGTTCGGTGATTGCGATGATGATGAAGTGTACGCCAAACGTAAGGAACTGGGCATCACCCGTACCTTCAAGATGGTGGACACCTGCAGTGCCGAGTTTGAAGCCAAGACGCCTTACTTCTATTCTACTTTCGATACAGAAAATGAGAGCAAGGTTTCCGACAGGAAGAAAATCATTGTACTGGGTTCCGGCCCGAACAGGATCGGTCAGGGTATTGAATTCGATTACTGCTGTACACATGGCCTGCAGGCGATCCAGGATTGCGGCTACGAAGCTATCATGGTAAACTGTAATCCTGAAACAGTATCCACCGATTTCGACATGGCAGATAAACTGTACTTCGAACCGGTGTTCTGGGAAAACCTCTGGGAAATCATCGAGCTGGAAAAACCAGCAGGCGTGATTGTACAGCTGGGAGGCCAAACTGCGCTGAAGCTGGCCAAACGCCTCGAAGCAAACGGTGTGAAGATCATAGGTACCTCGTTCGATAATATGGATATCGCGGAAGACCGTGGCCGTTTCTCCGATATGCTGAAAGAATTGAAGATTCCTTATCCTAAATACGGAACTGCCTACAATACCGACGACGCCATAGAAGTGGCCAAGGAAGTAGGTTATCCCGTACTGGTTCGCCCGTCTTATGTATTAGGTGGACAACGTATGAGGATCGTGATTAATGAAGAAGAGCTGGAAGAATCTGTACTCAGCCTGTTACGGCACCTGCCTGGTAACAAGATCCTGATCGATCACTTCCTGGATCGCTGCCAGGAGGCGGAGATCGATGGAATTTTTGATGGTACCGATTTCCATGTGATGGGCGTGATGGAGCACATTGAACCAGCTGGTATCCACAGTGGCGACAGCCATGCGTTGCTGCCGGCGTTTAATTTGTCGCCCATCGAAGTGACCACCATGGAGTATTATGCCGAGAAGATAGCCCGCGCACTGGATATCCGTGGATTGATCAACATCCAGTTTGCTATCAAAGACGGCAACGTTTACGTAATTGAGGCAAACCCGCGTGCTTCCCGGACGACACCGTTTATCGCGAAAGCTTACCAGGTACCTTACCTGAACATAGCAACAAAAGTGATGATAGGTGCTAACAAGCTGCAGGACTTTAAGATCGAGAAAAAGCTCACCGGTTTCGCTATCAAGGAACCTGTGTTCTCCTTCAATAAATTCCCGGGTGTAAACAAAGAGCTCGGACCTGAAATGAAATCAACCGGGGAGGCGATCCGCTTTATCAAAGATCTGCGTGATCCTTACTTCCGTCAGTTGTATAAAGAAAAGAGTATGTACCTGAGCAAGTAG
- the purH gene encoding bifunctional phosphoribosylaminoimidazolecarboxamide formyltransferase/IMP cyclohydrolase gives MQKQIKSALISVFYKDNLEGIVKKLGEQGVTIYSTGGTQKFIEEQGVSCVAVEDLTAYPSILGGRVKTLHPKVFGGILARRENPQDLEQLKQYEIPEIDLVIVDLYPFEETVKSTSEEQAIIEKIDIGGVSLIRAAGKNYKDVVIVASKDQYADLEKVLTDNKGATSIEERRSFAAKAFEVCAHYDVAISQYFLNNEPGADFQLSIPQGQVNRYGENPHQRGIFYGNLEEVFNKLHGKELSFNNLVDVDAACQLIQEFEATTFAVIKHTNVCGIASRTTLKEAWEAALAGDKESAFGGVLVTNKPIDKATAESISEIFFEILIAPAFDADALVVLQAKKNRILLEQKQPVKSKYMFKNVLNGVLLQDSDNGNYNEWNEVGARSSTSAERSDLEFANIVCKHLKSNAIALVKDKQLIGKGCGQTSRIDALRHAIEKAGQFNFDLKGAVMASDAFFPFNDCVSIAHEHGINAVIQPGGSVRDNDSIEFCKTHDMVMVMTGMRHFRH, from the coding sequence ATGCAAAAGCAAATTAAATCAGCGCTCATCTCCGTTTTCTATAAAGATAACCTGGAGGGCATTGTAAAGAAATTGGGCGAACAAGGTGTGACTATCTATTCTACCGGCGGTACGCAAAAATTTATTGAAGAACAGGGCGTATCCTGTGTGGCAGTAGAAGATCTTACTGCATATCCTTCTATCCTGGGTGGCCGTGTTAAAACGCTGCACCCTAAAGTATTTGGGGGGATATTGGCCCGCCGTGAAAATCCGCAGGATCTGGAACAGCTGAAGCAGTATGAGATACCTGAGATTGACCTGGTGATAGTAGACCTTTATCCGTTTGAAGAAACTGTGAAAAGCACCAGCGAAGAGCAGGCTATCATCGAAAAAATTGACATAGGGGGAGTTTCTCTGATCCGTGCTGCAGGTAAGAACTACAAGGATGTAGTGATTGTGGCTTCTAAAGATCAGTATGCAGACCTGGAAAAGGTGCTGACCGACAATAAGGGAGCTACTTCTATCGAAGAGCGCAGAAGCTTTGCAGCAAAAGCATTTGAAGTTTGTGCACACTACGATGTAGCTATTTCACAATATTTCCTGAACAACGAGCCTGGTGCTGATTTCCAGCTTTCCATCCCACAGGGTCAGGTGAACCGTTATGGTGAAAACCCGCACCAGCGTGGGATCTTCTACGGTAACCTCGAAGAAGTTTTCAATAAATTACATGGTAAGGAACTGTCGTTCAACAACCTGGTAGACGTAGACGCTGCCTGCCAGCTGATCCAGGAGTTTGAAGCTACTACCTTTGCTGTTATCAAGCATACCAACGTTTGCGGAATCGCTTCCCGTACCACACTCAAAGAAGCCTGGGAAGCTGCGCTCGCAGGAGATAAGGAAAGTGCCTTCGGCGGAGTGTTGGTTACCAACAAGCCGATTGATAAAGCAACTGCAGAATCCATCAGTGAAATATTCTTCGAAATCCTGATCGCGCCTGCATTTGATGCAGATGCCCTCGTTGTACTGCAAGCTAAAAAGAACCGCATTCTGCTCGAACAAAAGCAGCCGGTTAAGAGTAAGTATATGTTCAAGAATGTGCTGAATGGCGTATTGCTGCAGGATAGTGATAATGGCAACTATAATGAGTGGAATGAAGTAGGAGCCCGTTCTTCAACAAGTGCAGAAAGGTCTGATCTGGAGTTTGCTAATATTGTCTGCAAGCACCTGAAATCAAACGCGATCGCACTGGTGAAAGACAAACAGCTGATTGGTAAGGGATGCGGACAAACTTCCAGGATCGATGCACTCCGCCATGCAATTGAAAAAGCAGGCCAGTTCAATTTTGATCTGAAGGGTGCTGTAATGGCATCCGATGCGTTCTTTCCGTTCAATGATTGTGTGAGCATCGCGCATGAACACGGCATCAATGCGGTTATTCAGCCAGGAGGTTCTGTACGGGATAACGATTCTATAGAATTCTGTAAAACGCATGATATGGTCATGGTAATGACCGGTATGAGGCATTTCAGGCACTAA
- a CDS encoding ComEC/Rec2 family competence protein, whose protein sequence is MHFESSGFVNMHWKRAPFVRVAIPLMAGICLQSYLSLSFTLIMILILFAAGGLLLCRQLPVQWRYAAIPVRGLLLLVLVTACGCLLIYKADLRRERSFWEKQAADSSWLLLEVNAPPVLKERTCRAVATINAVCNKGRWIPVKGYLQLYLTREDSLPDLAYGQQIITRKKPVLIKNNGNPGAFDYQQYCAGQQIYQQLHLVHRDYYLLPQEGGNPIDRWLISARDYCLGSLKVFIGKGPESGMAEALLIGYRQDLDKDVVQSYGNTGIVHIIAISGMHLALLYSTLLWMLKWLPAGRWANFTKAILVLGVLWGFALLTGASASVLRSAVMFTGITTGRLILERYSSTYNTLAASAVLLLWFNPYLITDAGFQLSYLAVLGILLFYQPLYRCWQPERKWVDLLWQMVALSLAAQLVTTPVSLFYFHQFPVYFLPANLVAVPLSTVAIYGEILLLLVAPLGMFASWVGKGLQLLIMIMNSSVKWLGDLPGALIKDIHCSLSQAALLYLFITGAALLFMIRWRPGLWLVLISCWGYLVLRAGWETRCRQQRLMVIYNVTGYTAIDCINGRKARFTGQDTIFRQAAGAQIVATRQYLGVEPGAVMGFNQYGRYISFWGKQLVIIDSILPTGRMSSRFRVDYVFLNNNPHVNIPAIMTCYDSHCIVAGAANSRKRIQQWKEECHAAGINFYSIPEQGALVVRCRPAGPE, encoded by the coding sequence ATGCATTTTGAATCATCCGGTTTTGTTAACATGCACTGGAAACGGGCGCCATTCGTCAGGGTGGCCATCCCGCTGATGGCTGGTATCTGTTTACAGTCATACCTGTCCCTGTCTTTTACACTTATAATGATACTGATACTGTTTGCTGCCGGCGGTTTGTTACTGTGCCGGCAGTTACCGGTTCAGTGGAGATATGCCGCCATTCCGGTGAGGGGCCTGTTATTGCTGGTACTGGTAACGGCCTGCGGCTGCCTGTTGATATATAAAGCTGATCTCCGTCGTGAGCGTAGCTTCTGGGAAAAACAGGCTGCTGACAGCTCCTGGTTGTTGTTGGAGGTGAATGCTCCACCTGTGTTAAAGGAGCGGACATGCCGTGCAGTTGCAACTATCAATGCTGTTTGTAACAAGGGCCGCTGGATACCTGTTAAAGGCTATTTACAGCTTTATTTAACAAGGGAAGACTCCCTGCCGGATCTTGCCTATGGGCAACAGATCATCACCCGGAAAAAGCCTGTATTGATCAAAAATAATGGGAATCCGGGGGCATTTGATTACCAGCAGTATTGTGCCGGCCAGCAGATCTATCAGCAGCTGCACCTGGTTCACAGGGATTATTATTTATTGCCGCAGGAAGGAGGTAACCCAATAGACCGGTGGCTGATCAGCGCCAGGGATTATTGCCTGGGGAGCCTGAAAGTTTTCATAGGGAAGGGGCCGGAATCGGGCATGGCGGAAGCTTTGCTGATTGGCTACCGGCAGGATCTCGACAAAGACGTGGTGCAGAGTTATGGCAATACGGGTATTGTGCACATCATTGCCATTTCGGGTATGCACCTGGCATTGCTTTACAGTACGCTGTTGTGGATGTTAAAATGGCTGCCGGCAGGGCGGTGGGCTAATTTCACCAAAGCGATACTGGTTTTGGGGGTACTCTGGGGATTTGCACTGCTCACCGGCGCTTCGGCTTCCGTGCTTCGTTCGGCTGTTATGTTTACCGGTATTACTACCGGACGTTTGATATTGGAAAGGTATAGCAGTACTTATAATACGCTGGCGGCATCGGCGGTATTGCTGCTTTGGTTCAATCCTTACCTGATCACGGATGCGGGGTTCCAGCTGTCTTATCTCGCAGTGCTTGGAATACTGCTTTTCTACCAACCGTTGTACCGGTGCTGGCAGCCGGAGCGAAAATGGGTGGACCTGTTATGGCAGATGGTCGCTTTATCGCTGGCTGCACAGCTGGTCACCACACCGGTGAGCCTGTTCTATTTTCACCAGTTCCCGGTTTACTTTCTGCCGGCCAACCTGGTGGCTGTACCTCTGTCAACGGTAGCGATCTATGGAGAGATCCTGTTATTACTGGTGGCGCCGCTTGGTATGTTCGCCTCCTGGGTGGGGAAGGGATTGCAGCTCCTCATCATGATAATGAATAGCAGCGTAAAATGGCTTGGCGACCTGCCGGGAGCGCTGATAAAGGATATTCATTGCTCATTGTCGCAGGCCGCCCTGTTGTATTTGTTCATTACAGGGGCCGCCCTGTTGTTCATGATCAGGTGGAGACCCGGTTTGTGGCTGGTTTTAATTAGTTGCTGGGGATACCTTGTGTTACGGGCAGGGTGGGAGACCCGCTGCCGGCAGCAGCGGCTGATGGTTATATATAACGTGACCGGATATACGGCAATAGACTGTATCAACGGGCGGAAGGCCCGGTTCACCGGGCAGGACACCATTTTCCGGCAGGCAGCCGGGGCGCAGATTGTGGCAACGCGGCAGTACCTGGGTGTGGAGCCGGGTGCGGTGATGGGATTTAATCAGTACGGCCGGTACATCAGCTTTTGGGGAAAACAGCTGGTGATCATAGACAGTATACTTCCCACCGGCCGTATGAGCAGCAGGTTCCGGGTTGATTATGTCTTCCTGAACAATAATCCGCATGTAAATATCCCTGCAATTATGACCTGTTACGACAGCCATTGTATAGTGGCTGGTGCTGCTAACTCCCGGAAAAGGATACAGCAATGGAAAGAAGAATGCCATGCCGCGGGAATTAATTTTTATTCTATACCCGAACAGGGTGCATTGGTAGTGAGATGCAGGCCTGCAGGCCCGGAATAG
- a CDS encoding sigma-70 family RNA polymerase sigma factor yields MSFIRQNIMQDADDAYLIGEYKSTGKLDFLAALYQRYMSLVYGVCLKYFDEEASKDAVMQIFEELIGKVKQHEVQNFKSWLHVLTRNHCLMKLRAMKNKESRQVSIDDHPIVENGETGHHENGMSLEDNLQSMEKCLETLPEEQKRSVDLFYLQEKSYREVSVITGYEMNKVKSYIQNGKRNLKICMEQQQHA; encoded by the coding sequence ATGTCGTTCATTCGCCAAAATATCATGCAGGATGCAGATGATGCCTATTTGATCGGGGAGTACAAATCCACCGGCAAACTGGACTTTCTGGCCGCCTTATACCAGCGTTATATGAGCCTGGTGTATGGGGTATGCCTGAAGTATTTTGATGAAGAAGCCAGCAAGGATGCCGTTATGCAGATATTTGAAGAACTGATCGGTAAAGTGAAGCAGCATGAGGTGCAGAACTTCAAAAGCTGGCTGCATGTACTGACCCGTAACCACTGTTTGATGAAGTTGCGGGCGATGAAAAACAAGGAATCCCGGCAGGTATCTATAGATGATCATCCCATTGTGGAAAACGGGGAAACCGGGCATCATGAAAATGGAATGTCACTGGAGGATAACCTGCAGAGCATGGAAAAATGCCTGGAAACTTTACCGGAGGAACAAAAGCGCAGCGTGGACCTGTTTTATTTACAGGAAAAAAGCTACCGGGAAGTGAGTGTTATTACAGGATATGAGATGAATAAGGTGAAAAGCTATATCCAGAACGGAAAGCGTAACCTGAAAATATGTATGGAGCAACAACAACATGCCTGA
- a CDS encoding LutB/LldF family L-lactate oxidation iron-sulfur protein yields the protein MHQLASTFLEESEKKASDLNHRQTINFNISRYNSAVKVGKQQFADLPGARERAKNIKWRAIEHLDNHLEEFEQNFTRRGGKVIWAETAEQVQQEILAICQAKQCKSIVKSKSMATEEVHLNAFMEANGIECVETDLGEYIQQLDGEPPYHIVTPAMHKSKEDVARLFAEKLGTDPGLTPEQLTLVAREKLRHKYLEAEIGITGANFIIADTGSIAVTENEGNARLTTAFPKTHIVLVGIEKVIPSITDLGLFWPLLATYGTGQQITAYNSIFSGPRQEGETDGPEEMYVILMDNGRSNILQDTVARESLYCIRCGSCLNACPVYKNIGGHTYAATYSGPIGSVITPHLKGMDSYMHLSFASSLCGNCTEVCPVRINLHELLLHNRQKAVEENYTSGGEKFAWYLWKQGCNSRKMMNMASGKTKNFMLRKFFAKTWGDNRELPVFAPKSFNQLWKERK from the coding sequence ATGCATCAACTCGCGTCCACTTTTCTCGAAGAAAGTGAAAAAAAAGCATCCGATCTGAATCACCGTCAGACGATTAATTTTAATATCAGCAGATATAATTCCGCCGTAAAGGTGGGTAAACAACAGTTTGCGGATCTGCCCGGTGCCAGAGAACGTGCGAAGAATATCAAGTGGAGGGCTATTGAGCATCTCGACAATCACCTCGAAGAATTTGAACAGAACTTTACCCGCCGCGGAGGCAAAGTGATCTGGGCCGAAACTGCAGAACAGGTACAACAGGAAATACTGGCCATTTGCCAGGCCAAACAATGCAAGAGCATTGTCAAAAGTAAATCCATGGCCACCGAAGAAGTGCATCTGAATGCCTTCATGGAAGCCAATGGCATCGAATGCGTGGAAACCGACCTCGGTGAGTATATCCAGCAGCTCGATGGCGAGCCACCTTATCATATCGTAACCCCTGCCATGCACAAAAGCAAGGAAGATGTGGCCCGTTTGTTTGCCGAAAAGCTGGGAACTGATCCCGGCCTGACACCCGAACAGCTTACCCTCGTAGCGCGTGAAAAGCTCCGTCATAAATACCTGGAGGCAGAGATAGGCATCACAGGCGCCAACTTTATTATTGCAGATACCGGCTCCATTGCTGTCACTGAGAATGAAGGTAACGCCAGACTTACTACTGCCTTTCCCAAAACTCATATTGTTTTGGTGGGAATAGAGAAAGTAATTCCTTCCATCACCGACCTGGGTCTGTTTTGGCCCTTACTGGCTACCTATGGCACCGGCCAGCAGATAACTGCCTATAACAGTATCTTCAGTGGGCCCCGCCAGGAAGGAGAAACTGATGGCCCGGAAGAAATGTATGTTATATTGATGGACAATGGCCGTAGTAACATCTTACAGGACACCGTGGCAAGGGAAAGCCTCTATTGTATCCGCTGTGGTTCCTGCCTGAACGCCTGCCCGGTTTATAAGAACATCGGCGGGCATACTTATGCGGCCACCTACAGCGGCCCTATCGGCTCTGTTATTACTCCGCACCTGAAAGGAATGGACTCCTACATGCACCTTAGTTTTGCCTCCTCTCTCTGCGGTAATTGTACAGAAGTATGCCCTGTGCGCATCAATCTGCATGAACTACTCCTGCACAACAGGCAGAAAGCGGTAGAAGAAAACTATACATCCGGTGGGGAAAAATTTGCATGGTACCTGTGGAAACAGGGCTGCAACAGCCGCAAAATGATGAATATGGCCAGTGGCAAGACAAAGAATTTTATGCTGCGGAAATTTTTTGCTAAAACCTGGGGCGATAATCGTGAACTACCGGTGTTTGCGCCTAAGTCTTTTAATCAGCTGTGGAAAGAGCGGAAATAA
- a CDS encoding energy transducer TonB — MPDKRPHIKPEELASLIRQYLAGELDDKAMHALEHQALDDPFLADALDGYAMHSPDQQAHQEDLAGRLAARIAPVRGRVRALYYRWAAVAAILLLMVSAGWYLWREQQVAPPIASVKSPAAPAADSGVPAAADTAAMLANVEKSAKEDAVPEPPMLAKAKEMKPRAKGVPSAAPVVSSPAAEAAGAEVSAYTKDDDSAGKLIAQGTPGASALTPAARDNNRAFMAQHNVDSKVLEPKPRTPGDSASSALNEVVVVGMGAKKKQNMTGSVVIRGLNANTDSGQLERSLSGRVAGVQIESDAENPGYQAPEPVIGWTAFENYLHTKTVNPDDKYRGIVRVAFTVMPDGTLQNFKILRSLNEICDAEAIRVIKEGPKWSAASDRKPARVKVKVPFRGRQAE, encoded by the coding sequence ATGCCTGACAAACGGCCACATATAAAACCAGAAGAGCTTGCCAGCCTCATCCGTCAATATCTGGCGGGGGAGCTGGACGATAAAGCTATGCATGCCCTGGAGCACCAGGCCCTGGACGATCCGTTCCTGGCTGATGCACTGGATGGGTATGCTATGCATAGTCCGGACCAGCAGGCCCATCAGGAAGATCTTGCCGGAAGGCTGGCTGCCAGAATAGCTCCTGTCAGAGGGCGTGTGCGTGCACTGTATTATCGCTGGGCGGCTGTTGCTGCTATTCTGTTACTGATGGTTTCTGCGGGCTGGTATTTGTGGCGTGAACAACAGGTGGCGCCTCCCATTGCCAGTGTTAAATCTCCGGCTGCTCCGGCAGCTGATTCCGGCGTACCTGCAGCTGCAGATACTGCTGCTATGCTGGCTAATGTAGAGAAATCCGCAAAGGAAGATGCTGTACCTGAGCCGCCGATGTTAGCAAAGGCAAAGGAAATGAAGCCGCGGGCGAAGGGTGTGCCATCTGCCGCACCAGTGGTTAGTTCTCCTGCAGCTGAGGCCGCAGGCGCTGAAGTGTCGGCCTATACAAAGGACGACGATTCTGCCGGAAAGCTCATTGCACAGGGTACTCCCGGAGCTTCAGCATTAACGCCGGCAGCACGGGATAATAACAGGGCATTCATGGCGCAGCATAATGTTGATAGTAAGGTGTTGGAACCGAAGCCCAGAACACCTGGCGACTCAGCAAGTTCAGCATTGAACGAAGTGGTGGTGGTAGGTATGGGAGCTAAAAAGAAGCAGAACATGACGGGCAGTGTGGTAATTCGGGGGCTTAATGCCAATACGGATTCTGGTCAGTTAGAAAGATCATTGTCCGGAAGAGTTGCCGGTGTGCAAATAGAATCTGATGCTGAGAATCCCGGGTATCAGGCGCCGGAACCGGTTATAGGATGGACCGCCTTTGAAAATTATCTCCATACCAAAACAGTTAATCCCGACGATAAGTATAGAGGTATAGTACGTGTAGCCTTTACCGTGATGCCAGACGGAACTTTGCAGAACTTCAAGATCCTTCGCAGCCTGAACGAAATTTGCGATGCAGAGGCAATAAGAGTAATTAAAGAGGGGCCGAAATGGAGCGCAGCGTCAGACAGGAAACCTGCCAGGGTAAAAGTTAAAGTACCATTCAGAGGCCGGCAGGCGGAATGA
- a CDS encoding DUF3109 family protein — translation MIIIDDKYISDEVVEEQFVCNLSACKGACCVAGDCGAPLDKTEIKTLKKIYPKIKSYLREEGIQEIERTGTNTTDDEYGYVTPIVNKGICAYATIDEHGIVGCGIEKAFNDGVVDFKKPISCHLYPIRVKKYESFEAVNYDRWDICKPACKNGKSLKVPVYRFLKDALIRKYGTEFYEVLDKIAKKNYEL, via the coding sequence ATGATTATTATTGACGATAAATACATTAGTGACGAAGTTGTAGAAGAGCAGTTCGTATGCAATCTGTCGGCATGTAAAGGAGCCTGCTGTGTTGCAGGTGATTGCGGCGCCCCGCTGGATAAAACCGAAATCAAGACCCTGAAAAAGATCTACCCGAAAATCAAATCTTATCTGCGGGAAGAAGGCATACAGGAAATTGAACGCACCGGCACCAATACCACCGACGACGAATATGGCTACGTAACCCCCATCGTGAATAAAGGCATCTGTGCCTACGCTACCATCGATGAACACGGCATAGTAGGCTGTGGCATAGAAAAAGCGTTTAACGATGGTGTGGTGGACTTTAAAAAGCCCATCTCCTGTCATCTCTATCCCATCCGTGTAAAAAAATATGAATCTTTTGAGGCGGTAAACTACGACCGCTGGGACATCTGCAAACCCGCATGTAAAAACGGGAAATCGCTGAAAGTGCCCGTCTATCGTTTCTTAAAAGACGCCCTCATTAGAAAATACGGCACGGAATTTTATGAAGTGCTGGATAAAATAGCAAAAAAGAATTACGAATTATGA